Proteins co-encoded in one Kribbella solani genomic window:
- a CDS encoding ABC transporter substrate-binding protein, with amino-acid sequence MQWKRITAVAATVMVAAAACGSPSSKNGNNSGGNGELGSAQVKATDPTAKGPAAEVDGAKKGGTVTVLSDVTPDTFDPTNIYYVDGNQIGKLFYRALTQYRLDGPDHKPVLVPDLAEDLGTKSADGLTWTFKLKQGIKYMDGTPVKAADFAYSIKRSFAHDLYDAGPTYQQQFFLDGDKYKGPYGPGGANYRGVETPDDHTLVIKLAKKFDDLPFYGAFPMFTPIPQAKDTQKNYEQKPMATGPYQVASYNPGNELKLTKNPNWDPNTDPVRHQYVDGWDFKFAQDTIKVQRQVLASAGPDANALNYSNLDVSLLPEVKDQSQLVTGPGPCNQMYTMDSRKIPLEVRKLIAKSYPYDSWRKVAGLNPKDSPPASTILPPAVPGFEKYELPGLNGTGKGAEDPAVAQQVKDELAKLGKSGFQLSWYFSIDDKIASQVSQLRQQAYEKAGFTVKAIGVPKAKLRTFVGNQDAPVNIGKTPAGWCSDWPSGTSWFPVLFKSDAIALGNSVGQLQDKALDAKIDAVVAKSPEEQLKEWSKIDKDILENYLPVLPLYYAGTNSPVGKNIGHAINDPTQGMPEFTSIYLKQP; translated from the coding sequence ATGCAGTGGAAACGGATAACCGCGGTCGCGGCGACGGTGATGGTTGCCGCCGCGGCCTGTGGCAGCCCGTCCTCGAAGAACGGCAACAACAGTGGTGGCAACGGCGAACTGGGCAGCGCTCAGGTAAAGGCCACTGACCCCACTGCCAAGGGCCCTGCCGCCGAGGTGGACGGTGCGAAGAAGGGTGGCACCGTCACGGTGCTGTCCGACGTCACGCCGGACACGTTCGACCCGACGAACATCTACTACGTCGACGGTAACCAGATCGGCAAGCTGTTCTACCGGGCGCTGACGCAGTACCGCCTGGACGGCCCGGACCACAAGCCGGTGCTGGTTCCGGACCTCGCCGAGGACCTGGGTACGAAGTCCGCCGACGGTCTGACCTGGACGTTCAAGCTCAAGCAGGGCATCAAGTACATGGACGGCACGCCGGTGAAGGCGGCCGACTTCGCGTACTCGATCAAGCGCTCCTTCGCGCACGACCTGTACGACGCCGGACCGACGTACCAGCAGCAGTTCTTCCTGGACGGCGACAAGTACAAGGGCCCGTACGGCCCGGGTGGCGCCAACTACCGCGGTGTCGAGACGCCGGACGACCACACCCTGGTCATCAAGCTGGCGAAGAAGTTCGACGACCTGCCGTTCTACGGTGCGTTCCCGATGTTCACGCCGATCCCGCAGGCGAAGGACACCCAGAAGAACTACGAGCAGAAGCCGATGGCGACCGGCCCGTACCAGGTCGCGTCGTACAACCCCGGCAACGAGCTCAAGCTGACGAAGAACCCGAACTGGGACCCGAACACCGACCCGGTGCGGCACCAGTACGTCGACGGCTGGGACTTCAAGTTCGCCCAGGACACCATCAAGGTGCAGCGCCAGGTGCTGGCCAGCGCCGGCCCGGACGCCAACGCGCTGAACTACAGCAACCTGGACGTCTCGCTGCTGCCCGAGGTCAAGGACCAGTCGCAGCTCGTGACCGGCCCCGGCCCGTGCAACCAGATGTACACGATGGACAGCCGGAAGATCCCCCTCGAGGTCCGCAAGCTGATCGCCAAGTCGTACCCGTACGACTCGTGGCGCAAGGTCGCCGGTCTGAACCCGAAGGACAGCCCGCCGGCTTCCACCATCCTGCCGCCGGCCGTCCCGGGCTTCGAGAAGTACGAGCTGCCGGGCCTGAACGGTACCGGTAAGGGCGCCGAGGACCCGGCCGTCGCGCAGCAGGTCAAGGACGAGCTCGCCAAGCTGGGCAAGTCCGGCTTCCAGCTCTCCTGGTACTTCTCGATCGACGACAAGATCGCGTCCCAGGTCAGCCAGCTGCGTCAGCAGGCGTACGAGAAGGCCGGCTTCACGGTCAAGGCGATCGGTGTCCCGAAGGCCAAGCTGCGTACCTTCGTCGGCAACCAGGACGCTCCGGTCAACATCGGCAAGACGCCGGCCGGCTGGTGCTCCGACTGGCCGTCCGGTACCAGCTGGTTCCCGGTGCTGTTCAAGTCGGACGCGATCGCGCTCGGCAACAGCGTCGGTCAGCTGCAGGACAAGGCGCTGGACGCGAAGATCGACGCGGTCGTCGCCAAGTCGCCGGAAGAGCAGCTGAAGGAATGGTCGA
- a CDS encoding ABC transporter permease, producing the protein MSIGSPDSTVGVEEHPASAEPVRTSATPHGKSPSRIAFDRLRKDKVAVVCASIVLFFILIAILAPVLAKLEGQDYSSFNTDLVDEYGFPTISINAQHWFGVEPKTGRDNFARWVYGARPSLIIAFLATVVGTAIGVVMGLLAGFLGGWVDRVISWLIDFVLSLPYLLFAIALVPIVESMRGGSFNLTPDAQASIRFQVLIFVLSFFGWAGLARIIRGEVLSLREREFVLAAKAIGVPTGQVLFKELLPNLVAPIVISASLALPAYVTAEAGLSFLGVGLVEPIPSWGQTISVATNYFKADPIYLWLPVIGITALVLALALLGDAIRDAFDPKTRR; encoded by the coding sequence ATGAGTATTGGGTCGCCCGACTCGACCGTAGGGGTCGAAGAACACCCGGCGTCGGCGGAGCCGGTACGGACGTCGGCGACGCCGCACGGCAAGTCCCCGAGCCGGATCGCCTTCGACCGCCTGCGCAAGGACAAGGTCGCGGTGGTCTGCGCGTCGATCGTGCTGTTCTTCATCCTGATCGCGATCCTGGCGCCGGTGCTGGCCAAGCTCGAGGGCCAGGACTACAGCAGCTTCAACACCGACCTGGTCGACGAGTACGGGTTCCCGACCATCAGCATCAACGCCCAGCACTGGTTCGGCGTCGAGCCGAAGACCGGCCGGGACAACTTCGCGCGCTGGGTCTACGGCGCCCGCCCGTCGCTGATCATCGCCTTCCTGGCCACCGTCGTCGGAACCGCGATCGGCGTCGTGATGGGCCTGCTGGCCGGCTTCCTCGGCGGCTGGGTCGACCGGGTGATCTCCTGGCTGATCGACTTCGTGCTGAGCCTGCCGTACCTGCTGTTCGCGATCGCGCTGGTGCCGATCGTCGAGTCGATGCGCGGCGGTTCGTTCAACCTGACCCCGGACGCGCAGGCGTCGATCCGGTTCCAGGTGCTGATCTTCGTGCTCTCGTTCTTCGGCTGGGCCGGCCTGGCCCGGATCATCCGCGGTGAGGTGCTGTCGCTGCGGGAGCGCGAGTTCGTGCTCGCCGCCAAGGCGATCGGCGTGCCGACCGGACAGGTCCTGTTCAAGGAACTGCTGCCCAACCTGGTGGCCCCGATCGTGATCTCCGCGTCCCTGGCGCTGCCGGCCTACGTCACCGCCGAGGCCGGGCTGTCCTTCCTCGGTGTCGGACTGGTCGAGCCGATCCCCTCGTGGGGTCAGACGATCTCGGTCGCCACCAACTATTTCAAGGCCGACCCGATCTACCTCTGGCTGCCGGTCATCGGGATCACCGCACTGGTGCTCGCGCTGGCCCTGCTCGGAGACGCGATCCGGGACGCCTTCGACCCCAAGACTCGCCGGTAG
- a CDS encoding AfsR/SARP family transcriptional regulator, protein MEFRLLGPVQIWSKGEQLPLRRRQERLLLAVLLLEPSKPVPAERLIDLLWPDALPANPRRALQVYMSRLRAVLDPEVTSGTEGYAIHAEPGQVDAERFKSLVEQARRQEDLDRRSKLLTEALQLWRGPALSGVTAEDVRRRLCGSLEESRWAAEELRLATELALGHHQELLPDLAQLTALQPERETFAVAHMLALYRSGRQADALAAYGELVRHLDEELGVGPGTEARELQVAILRQDPVLDLATASGVPREIPADVGVLLGRDELLAEAAQVLLDSGRQTGVPAAVCLYGAAGTGKSAAAVRLGHQLASEYPDGQLFVRLQDVAGDAVPPGVVLGRLLRSLGLDSGEIPDEVDARSALLRSRLADRAVLMVFDDAIDAGQLRPLLPANGSCAVITTSRRPLLGLEDALHRELEPLPDGTSAELLGLLSGLGAERVNDLVPHCAGLPLALRIVGARLAVVREDVGHVVKTLADESLRLDYLVAGDRAVRASLDLTLRVADSLTRDLFARLALVGADEFAAWVAAPLLDLDEDAAAVVFENLVALGLVQQRRISPPRYGLHGMVRALAVEQYAAADDDELRYLDTVLRLVTIADEHVDHAAVIIELDRGGSFALPATEALAAAGAGWLDVEGPVVRAAVERALPKWPRLGGMLALRFAGYLAVRDDREVRHSVLDAARAAAATAGEIELEADLSRCLFGALAQAGAAVEVMRPLTDRADALAEQTGNVRLRMATLSQQGWLTAQVGDFAGMSRVGEAMLAAVDANPEAEPERARALDQVGGGYFLSGRIDEGRQARREAAALSPAGTRLHAIRLVLLAESLLAGDGLGAAHIPELTAVLAEAREIVERIGDELGSAHVDNTEAQLLVLTGDLAGAETRLRRAAGILTRRPDTNGESANAAGWARLYVATGRPADARRVLAEALGKLPPTGVAKYELAMHSQALGLDSASTHRTKDPSNG, encoded by the coding sequence ATGGAGTTCCGCCTGCTCGGTCCGGTCCAGATCTGGTCGAAAGGCGAGCAACTCCCGTTACGCCGTCGCCAGGAGCGGCTCCTGCTGGCTGTACTACTGCTCGAACCAAGCAAGCCGGTGCCGGCCGAGCGTCTGATCGACCTGCTCTGGCCAGACGCTTTGCCGGCCAACCCGCGGCGCGCACTGCAGGTGTACATGTCCCGGCTGCGCGCTGTTCTGGACCCCGAAGTGACAAGCGGTACCGAGGGCTACGCGATCCACGCGGAGCCCGGACAGGTCGACGCTGAGCGGTTCAAGTCGCTGGTGGAGCAGGCGCGACGCCAGGAGGACTTGGACCGCCGCAGCAAGCTGCTGACGGAGGCACTGCAGCTGTGGCGCGGTCCAGCGCTGTCTGGCGTCACAGCCGAGGACGTACGGCGCCGGCTGTGCGGAAGCCTCGAAGAGTCACGCTGGGCGGCGGAAGAGCTGCGCCTGGCAACGGAGCTTGCCCTGGGCCACCACCAGGAACTACTACCCGACCTCGCGCAGCTCACTGCCCTCCAGCCCGAGCGCGAGACCTTTGCTGTTGCCCACATGCTCGCTCTGTACCGTTCTGGTCGGCAGGCGGACGCCCTGGCCGCGTACGGCGAACTGGTCCGCCATCTCGACGAAGAACTAGGTGTAGGACCAGGCACCGAGGCCCGAGAGCTCCAAGTGGCGATCCTCCGCCAGGACCCGGTCCTGGACCTCGCCACAGCAAGCGGCGTACCACGTGAGATCCCGGCGGACGTCGGCGTACTTCTCGGCCGTGACGAGCTATTAGCCGAAGCTGCTCAGGTATTGCTCGATTCCGGGCGACAGACAGGCGTACCAGCTGCGGTCTGCTTGTACGGCGCAGCTGGAACGGGTAAGTCAGCCGCTGCGGTTCGACTAGGTCATCAGCTCGCCAGCGAGTACCCAGATGGACAACTGTTCGTACGCCTCCAAGACGTCGCCGGTGATGCCGTACCGCCAGGGGTAGTACTGGGCCGACTGCTTCGCTCGCTCGGTCTGGACAGCGGCGAGATCCCGGATGAGGTGGATGCCCGGTCCGCCCTGCTACGAAGCCGCCTGGCCGACAGGGCCGTACTGATGGTGTTCGACGACGCCATCGATGCCGGACAGCTCCGGCCGTTGCTTCCGGCGAATGGCAGCTGCGCGGTGATCACCACGTCGCGTCGCCCGCTGCTCGGTCTGGAGGACGCGCTACACCGTGAGCTCGAGCCACTGCCGGATGGCACAAGTGCCGAGCTGCTCGGCCTGCTGTCCGGTCTCGGCGCCGAGCGGGTCAATGACCTGGTTCCACACTGCGCTGGTCTACCGCTGGCCCTGCGCATCGTCGGGGCGCGGCTGGCCGTCGTACGCGAAGACGTCGGTCACGTGGTGAAGACACTCGCGGACGAGTCGTTGCGCCTCGACTACCTGGTCGCAGGTGACCGGGCGGTTCGAGCCAGCCTTGATCTGACCCTCCGGGTGGCCGACTCACTCACTCGGGACCTGTTCGCTCGGCTGGCTCTGGTCGGCGCGGACGAGTTCGCCGCGTGGGTGGCCGCGCCGCTGCTCGACCTGGACGAGGACGCGGCAGCGGTTGTCTTCGAGAACCTCGTCGCGCTCGGACTCGTACAGCAACGCCGGATCAGTCCGCCTCGGTACGGTTTGCACGGCATGGTCCGCGCGCTGGCGGTCGAGCAGTACGCGGCCGCGGACGACGACGAGCTGCGCTACCTGGACACCGTCCTCCGGCTGGTGACGATCGCCGACGAACACGTCGATCACGCGGCGGTGATCATCGAGCTCGATCGCGGCGGCAGCTTCGCGCTACCGGCGACCGAAGCGCTGGCCGCCGCCGGGGCCGGCTGGCTGGACGTGGAAGGCCCGGTGGTCCGGGCCGCGGTCGAACGCGCGCTGCCGAAATGGCCGCGGCTCGGCGGCATGCTGGCGCTCAGGTTCGCCGGCTACCTCGCGGTACGCGACGACCGCGAAGTACGGCACTCCGTCCTCGACGCGGCCCGCGCTGCCGCCGCGACGGCCGGGGAGATCGAGCTCGAGGCCGACCTCAGCCGGTGCCTGTTCGGTGCTCTCGCGCAGGCCGGAGCAGCGGTGGAGGTGATGCGGCCGCTCACCGACCGAGCGGACGCGTTGGCCGAACAGACCGGAAACGTGCGGCTGCGGATGGCCACCCTCAGCCAGCAGGGCTGGCTGACCGCCCAGGTCGGCGACTTCGCCGGCATGAGTCGAGTGGGCGAGGCGATGCTCGCCGCGGTCGACGCGAACCCCGAGGCCGAGCCGGAACGAGCCCGGGCGCTGGATCAGGTCGGCGGCGGGTACTTTCTCTCCGGGCGGATCGACGAAGGCCGGCAGGCGCGCCGCGAGGCGGCTGCGCTGAGCCCGGCCGGGACGCGCCTGCACGCGATTCGCCTCGTCCTGCTGGCGGAGTCGCTGCTGGCCGGCGACGGCCTGGGCGCCGCGCACATCCCGGAACTGACCGCGGTGCTTGCCGAGGCCCGCGAGATCGTCGAGCGGATCGGCGACGAGCTCGGGAGCGCGCACGTCGACAACACCGAGGCGCAACTCCTGGTGCTGACCGGGGACCTGGCCGGAGCCGAGACCAGGCTCCGTCGCGCGGCCGGCATCCTGACCCGCCGGCCGGACACCAACGGCGAGAGCGCCAACGCGGCCGGCTGGGCCCGGCTGTACGTCGCCACGGGCCGGCCGGCGGACGCCCGGCGGGTCCTGGCCGAGGCCCTCGGCAAGCTTCCGCCGACCGGTGTCGCCAAGTACGAGCTGGCTATGCACAGTCAGGCCCTCGGCCTCGACTCCGCGTCCACGCATCGGACGAAAGACCCCTCGAACGGGTGA
- the gcvT gene encoding glycine cleavage system aminomethyltransferase GcvT: MTTSHELKKSPLHERHVALGAKFAEFGGWEMPLEYAGVVAEHTAVRTSVGVFDVSHLGKATVKGPGAAAYVNACLTNDLGKIAAGQAQYTLCCNERGGVVDDLIAYLHADDDVFLIPNAANTAEVVRLLQADAPAGVEVTNVHDDYAILAVQGTHSDEVVAAIGLPIGHDYMSFATADFNGTPVVVCRTGYTGERGYELVVPNAAALPVFDALLEAGAQYGIVPAGLGARDTLRTEMGYPLHGQDISPDITPVQARSGWAVGWKKEHFWGDAALRAEKERGPARILRGLRAAGRGIPRPHMSVLDQAGTALGEVTSGTFSPTLKKGVALALLDATVKEGDQVTVDIRGRQELFDVVKPPFVTVNVREA; encoded by the coding sequence ATGACCACGTCGCACGAGTTGAAGAAGTCCCCGTTGCACGAGCGCCACGTCGCGCTCGGCGCCAAGTTCGCCGAGTTCGGCGGCTGGGAGATGCCACTGGAGTACGCCGGCGTGGTGGCCGAGCACACCGCGGTCCGGACGTCGGTCGGCGTCTTCGACGTCAGTCACCTCGGCAAGGCGACCGTCAAGGGCCCGGGCGCGGCGGCGTACGTGAACGCTTGCCTGACCAACGACCTGGGCAAGATCGCGGCCGGCCAGGCGCAGTACACCCTGTGCTGCAACGAGCGCGGGGGAGTGGTCGACGACCTGATCGCGTACCTGCACGCCGACGACGACGTGTTCCTGATCCCGAACGCGGCGAACACGGCCGAGGTGGTGCGGCTGCTGCAGGCGGATGCGCCGGCAGGTGTCGAGGTGACGAACGTGCACGACGACTACGCGATCCTCGCGGTCCAGGGAACCCACAGCGACGAGGTGGTGGCGGCGATCGGGCTACCGATCGGACACGACTACATGTCGTTCGCCACGGCAGACTTCAACGGTACGCCGGTGGTGGTCTGCCGCACCGGTTACACCGGAGAGCGTGGGTACGAGCTGGTCGTACCGAACGCGGCCGCACTACCCGTCTTTGATGCGCTACTCGAAGCGGGTGCGCAGTACGGCATCGTCCCGGCTGGACTCGGTGCCCGCGACACGCTGCGTACCGAGATGGGCTACCCACTGCACGGCCAGGACATCTCGCCTGACATCACGCCTGTCCAGGCGCGGTCCGGCTGGGCCGTCGGCTGGAAGAAGGAGCACTTCTGGGGCGACGCGGCGCTCCGGGCCGAGAAGGAGCGTGGCCCGGCCCGCATCCTGCGTGGTTTGCGCGCCGCCGGCCGTGGCATCCCCAGGCCGCACATGTCGGTGCTGGACCAGGCCGGTACGGCGCTCGGTGAGGTCACGTCCGGCACCTTCTCGCCGACGCTGAAGAAGGGTGTCGCCCTGGCGCTGCTGGACGCGACGGTCAAGGAAGGCGACCAGGTCACCGTCGACATCCGCGGCCGGCAGGAGCTGTTCGACGTGGTGAAGCCTCCCTTCGTCACGGTGAACGTCCGGGAGGCCTGA
- a CDS encoding leucyl aminopeptidase — translation MTTITLSKSDAAGVKTDAVVIGVVKLGGGVALPAGTESLNAAYGGKLVEVLSGLGATGKTGEVTKVPGPLLTKPGKSATLIAVGLGAAPDGELKTEDLRTAAGTGVRAAKFTQSVAFALPAPDAECVRAVAEGALMGRYAFTAYKSADSADEPGALTVLTDLARNKDAKAALERAQVTAEAVAQVRDWVNTPPSDLHPAEFAADAVKLGKEYGVKVEVLDEKALGKGGYGGILGVGQGSANPPRLVRLTYTPRKPVTHLAFVGKGITFDSGGLSLKTSNGMVSMKSDMAGAAAVIGATIAIARLGLPVQVTTYAAMAENMPSGSAARPSDVLTMYGGKTVEVLNTDAEGRLVLGDALVRASEDAPDLIVDVATLTGACVVALGTKVAGAFANTDTARDRVVEAAITAGEAIWPLPIPAEMLDKLKSHSKVADLANITGEPWGGALAAAAFLGDFVADGIDWVHLDVAGPAFNDGGAAGYNPTGGTGYAVRTLVELAASAS, via the coding sequence GTGACCACCATCACCCTGAGCAAGTCCGATGCCGCCGGCGTCAAGACCGACGCCGTGGTCATCGGCGTGGTCAAGCTCGGCGGCGGCGTCGCTCTGCCGGCCGGCACCGAGTCGCTGAACGCCGCATACGGCGGGAAGCTGGTGGAGGTGCTGTCCGGACTCGGCGCCACCGGCAAGACCGGCGAGGTGACCAAGGTGCCCGGGCCGCTGCTGACCAAGCCGGGCAAGTCGGCGACGCTGATCGCCGTCGGCCTCGGCGCCGCCCCGGACGGCGAGCTGAAGACCGAGGACCTGCGGACCGCCGCGGGGACCGGTGTCCGCGCCGCCAAGTTCACCCAGTCGGTCGCGTTCGCGCTGCCGGCGCCGGACGCCGAGTGCGTCCGGGCCGTGGCCGAAGGCGCCCTGATGGGGCGGTACGCGTTCACGGCGTACAAGTCGGCCGACAGCGCCGACGAGCCGGGCGCGCTGACCGTGCTCACCGACCTGGCCCGGAACAAGGACGCCAAGGCCGCGCTCGAGCGCGCCCAGGTGACCGCCGAGGCGGTCGCGCAGGTCCGGGACTGGGTGAACACGCCGCCGTCCGACCTGCACCCGGCCGAGTTCGCGGCCGACGCGGTCAAGCTCGGCAAGGAGTACGGCGTCAAGGTCGAGGTGCTCGACGAGAAGGCGCTCGGCAAGGGCGGGTACGGCGGCATCCTCGGCGTCGGCCAGGGCTCGGCCAACCCGCCGCGGCTGGTCCGGCTGACCTACACGCCGCGCAAGCCGGTGACGCATCTGGCGTTCGTCGGGAAGGGCATCACCTTCGACTCCGGCGGCCTGTCGCTGAAGACGTCGAACGGCATGGTCAGCATGAAGTCCGACATGGCCGGCGCGGCCGCGGTGATCGGCGCGACGATCGCCATCGCCCGGCTCGGGCTGCCGGTGCAGGTGACGACGTACGCCGCGATGGCCGAGAACATGCCGTCCGGTTCGGCGGCCCGGCCGTCCGACGTGCTGACCATGTACGGCGGCAAGACCGTCGAGGTGCTGAACACCGACGCCGAGGGCCGGCTGGTACTCGGCGACGCGCTGGTCCGCGCCTCCGAGGACGCGCCCGACCTGATCGTCGACGTGGCCACCCTGACCGGTGCCTGTGTCGTTGCCCTGGGCACCAAGGTGGCCGGCGCGTTCGCGAACACCGACACCGCCCGGGACCGGGTCGTGGAGGCCGCGATCACGGCCGGCGAGGCGATCTGGCCGCTGCCGATCCCGGCCGAGATGCTGGACAAGCTGAAGTCCCACTCGAAGGTCGCCGACCTGGCCAACATCACCGGCGAGCCGTGGGGCGGCGCGCTCGCGGCGGCCGCCTTCCTCGGCGATTTCGTTGCCGATGGCATCGACTGGGTGCACCTGGACGTGGCCGGGCCGGCCTTCAACGACGGCGGCGCGGCGGGGTACAACCCCACCGGCGGCACCGGGTACGCGGTCCGTACGCTGGTGGAGCTTGCCGCTTCAGCTAGCTGA
- a CDS encoding cupin domain-containing protein: MKAEHEFFATGDLDWVDAGGGIAEKVLSADAGDGTLTRLARWAPGTASGAEVITHEYVEEVYLLEGELTDLTLERTFRPGDYACRPPGMPHGPYRTTVGCTMLETRYSAS, encoded by the coding sequence ATGAAGGCCGAACACGAATTCTTCGCCACCGGCGACCTCGACTGGGTCGATGCGGGTGGCGGTATCGCCGAGAAGGTCCTCAGCGCGGACGCCGGTGACGGCACGCTGACCCGCCTGGCCCGCTGGGCACCCGGTACGGCATCAGGCGCCGAGGTGATCACGCACGAGTACGTAGAAGAGGTGTACCTGCTCGAGGGCGAGCTCACCGATCTCACCCTCGAGCGGACGTTCCGCCCCGGCGACTATGCCTGCCGGCCGCCGGGGATGCCGCACGGTCCTTACCGGACGACCGTCGGCTGCACCATGCTGGAAACGCGTTACTCAGCTAGCTGA
- a CDS encoding DUF2848 domain-containing protein, translating to MSLQFTLPDGSERTVTVRYALNAGYAGRDTLQVQHHVDELAELGVPAPSRIPTLYPLSASLVGRPEMVQVPHARTSGEAEWALVVGEDDLLLTVACDHTDRALEVHGVAWSKQSAPDLLGDVAWPLGEIEHELDQFTLKAWVRHGDTETLIQDGTLAQLLPPSYWIKELGDRLVPGTVLLSGTIPMIAGVDQFADGWRVELADPRNVVSRIVYNVEQLAPAWD from the coding sequence ATGAGCCTGCAGTTCACCCTGCCCGATGGCAGTGAGCGGACGGTCACGGTCCGCTACGCCCTGAACGCGGGGTACGCCGGGCGCGACACCCTGCAGGTCCAGCACCACGTGGACGAGCTGGCCGAGCTCGGAGTCCCGGCGCCCTCGCGAATCCCGACTCTGTACCCGCTGTCCGCGTCACTCGTCGGCCGGCCGGAGATGGTCCAGGTCCCGCACGCCAGGACGTCCGGCGAGGCGGAGTGGGCGCTGGTCGTCGGCGAGGACGACCTACTTCTCACCGTCGCCTGCGATCACACCGATCGTGCGCTCGAGGTGCACGGAGTCGCGTGGAGCAAGCAGTCCGCGCCGGACCTGCTTGGCGATGTCGCTTGGCCGCTCGGTGAGATCGAGCATGAGCTGGACCAGTTCACGCTGAAGGCCTGGGTTCGGCACGGTGACACCGAAACGCTGATCCAGGACGGCACGCTGGCACAGCTGTTGCCGCCGTCGTACTGGATCAAGGAGCTGGGCGACCGGTTGGTACCGGGAACCGTGCTGCTGAGCGGGACGATTCCGATGATCGCGGGCGTCGACCAGTTCGCCGACGGCTGGCGGGTCGAGCTCGCCGATCCGCGGAATGTCGTCAGTAGGATTGTCTACAACGTCGAGCAGCTCGCCCCGGCCTGGGACTGA
- a CDS encoding MFS transporter → MSSSPPERRALYKAFAASLSGTSLEWYDFAVYSSAAALVFGDLFFPGSEPLTGTLQAFATYAVGYVARPLGGIFFGRLGDVIGRKRVLVATLLLIGVATFCIGLLPTHAQAGAFAPAMLVLLRFAQGVGVGGEWGGAVLLSSEFSQEGQRGFWASAAQVGPPLGTLLANGVLAVLAGLTSEEAFLSWGWRIAFLLSAVLVAFGLLIRSKLEETPVFLELEAKGDRPTAPVSEVLRTETRPLVAAILARVGPDVLYALFAVFVLTYATKELGMSRGQAVTCVLVGSALQVGMIPWSGWLSDRYGRRRIYAIGAVGGAIWSITFFATASSLATLLPGVVIGLVFHSLMYGPQAAFVSEQFTARLRYTGSSLAYTFAGVIGGALAPLAFTYFLAKTGTGYVIAAYIVVACAVTLVGLRLGRAVRDEPSDALVSPA, encoded by the coding sequence ATGTCCAGCTCTCCCCCGGAACGCCGCGCGCTCTACAAGGCGTTCGCCGCCAGCCTGTCCGGCACCTCGCTTGAGTGGTACGACTTCGCCGTCTACAGCTCCGCCGCCGCACTGGTCTTCGGCGACCTGTTCTTCCCCGGCAGCGAGCCGCTCACCGGCACCCTCCAAGCGTTCGCGACGTACGCGGTCGGGTACGTCGCGCGGCCGCTCGGCGGCATCTTCTTCGGCCGGCTCGGCGACGTGATCGGCCGCAAACGCGTACTGGTCGCGACGCTGTTGCTGATCGGCGTGGCCACCTTCTGCATCGGACTGCTGCCGACGCACGCCCAGGCCGGCGCGTTCGCCCCGGCGATGCTGGTGCTGTTGCGCTTCGCTCAGGGCGTTGGTGTCGGTGGCGAGTGGGGCGGCGCGGTGTTGCTGAGCAGTGAGTTCAGTCAAGAAGGGCAGCGCGGGTTCTGGGCATCCGCCGCACAGGTCGGTCCGCCGCTCGGTACGTTGCTCGCGAACGGCGTGCTCGCCGTACTGGCCGGACTGACCTCGGAGGAGGCGTTCCTCAGCTGGGGATGGCGGATCGCGTTCCTGTTGTCGGCAGTACTGGTGGCGTTCGGGCTGTTGATCCGAAGCAAGCTGGAAGAGACACCGGTGTTCCTCGAACTGGAGGCGAAGGGCGATCGGCCTACGGCTCCGGTGTCCGAAGTACTGCGAACCGAGACGCGGCCGTTGGTCGCCGCGATCCTGGCCCGGGTCGGACCGGACGTGCTGTACGCGTTGTTCGCTGTGTTCGTACTGACGTACGCGACCAAAGAGCTGGGGATGAGTCGCGGTCAGGCTGTCACTTGCGTACTGGTCGGATCGGCGCTGCAGGTCGGCATGATTCCGTGGTCCGGGTGGCTCTCCGACCGGTACGGACGGCGACGGATCTACGCGATCGGCGCTGTCGGCGGCGCGATCTGGAGCATCACCTTCTTCGCCACAGCCTCGTCACTTGCCACCCTGTTGCCGGGAGTCGTGATCGGCTTGGTCTTCCACTCGTTGATGTACGGACCGCAGGCCGCCTTCGTGTCGGAGCAGTTCACGGCACGACTGCGCTACACCGGCAGCTCATTGGCGTACACGTTCGCGGGTGTGATCGGTGGTGCACTCGCGCCGTTGGCCTTCACCTACTTCTTGGCGAAGACCGGTACTGGGTATGTGATCGCGGCGTACATCGTGGTGGCGTGCGCGGTGACACTGGTCGGGCTGCGACTCGGCCGCGCGGTACGGGATGAGCCGAGCGATGCGCTGGTCAGCCCTGCATGA